The Desulfonatronum thiosulfatophilum DNA segment TTTGTTCGACTTCAGCGACCGGCGCCGTGCTCAGCTCAGCCGGTCCGGGCCAGCGCCGAAAGAAGACCGGTGTAACCATGTTCACTCGGGCATCCGTGCACTGGGCCGCCAGAACCGTGGCCACGAGCAGTTCCCAGGGATTATGCCATTCGAGCATGCTTGCCGGCAGGCGATAGCGGGCATGGAGGCGTTGGTAGATCTTGGTGCAGCGTTGTTGAAGAGTGGGTTGCATATCAGGCTCCGGATCGTTTCTGGATCACGTTTCCCAGAATGATCAGGACAAGGCCGGCAATGGTCGACGTCAAGATTTCCTCTCCGACAAAGACGCGGATGAAAATCAGCGAGAGAAACGGGGAAAAGTAGATCAGGTTGCCCACCTGGGCCGTGGTTCGGGAGAGTTTGAGGGCCTTGAGCCAGAAGATGAAGGTGATCCCCATTTCGAACACGCCCACATAGGCCGCTCCCAGCAGACCGGGCAGGCTGACGGCCAGAGGATCGGAAACAAGGAAGGTCACCGGAATGATGTAGAGACATCCAAAGGCGAAGTTCAAGAACAACCGCAGAACCGGGTCCATCTCGTCCCGGGTGTTGAAGATCCAGTACAGGGCCCAGATCACGGTGCTGCCCAAAGCCAGGCCCGCGCCAAAAGGATCGGCGAAGGACAGGCCCAGGATGTCGCCGCGGGTGCAGATGGTCAGCACGCCCAGGTAGCTGACGCCCATGGCCAGGAAATCCCGGCCGGTAATGCGCTGGCCGAGCAAAGGGATGGAGAGCAGAGCCAGGGTGATGGCCCAGGTGTAGTTCAGAGGTTGGGCTTCCTGGGCCGGAAGAAGATCGTAGGCTTTGAACAGGATCAGATAGTACAAAAAGGGATTGAGCAGGCCCAACAGGGCCGAGCGCCACAGATCCCTGCCGGAAAGGGTGCGCAGGAAACCCAGCTTGCCTTGGGCGGCCAGAACGGCGAACAGGGTCAGGGTGGAAACAAGGGTGGAAACGCAGAGCAGTTGGACGTGATCCACGTGGCGCAGGGAAATCTTGAAGGCCGAGGCCACGGTGGACCAGAGCAGGACCGTGGCCAAGCCGTATGCGTATGCCGTGCGTTGGGTATCCATGGATCAAAGTGCGACAAGTATTGGTGGGGTTCACGTGAAAAGTGATTGTTTATCGATAATCTTTCGGATGCACAATGGGATATCCGGTTGATGCACCATAACGGAATGTTTGTAGAGTTAAAACAAGCTTGCACAGA contains these protein-coding regions:
- a CDS encoding DMT family transporter, coding for MDTQRTAYAYGLATVLLWSTVASAFKISLRHVDHVQLLCVSTLVSTLTLFAVLAAQGKLGFLRTLSGRDLWRSALLGLLNPFLYYLILFKAYDLLPAQEAQPLNYTWAITLALLSIPLLGQRITGRDFLAMGVSYLGVLTICTRGDILGLSFADPFGAGLALGSTVIWALYWIFNTRDEMDPVLRLFLNFAFGCLYIIPVTFLVSDPLAVSLPGLLGAAYVGVFEMGITFIFWLKALKLSRTTAQVGNLIYFSPFLSLIFIRVFVGEEILTSTIAGLVLIILGNVIQKRSGA